The Desulfovibrio sp. Fe33 genome contains the following window.
AGTCCCGTCAGGCGCTACTATCTGGGAGATCCCGAGGAGGCGGCAAGGGCCGCCGAAGCGGTTGCCAACCAGGCGAAGGGAAGGTAAACAACTCCGGTCATGGATGAGACCGGATTCACTCGCGCGCTGCTGGGCTGGTATGATGCCAACGGACGGGACCTGCCCTGGCGGCGGCATCCCGAGCCCTACGCCGTGTGGGTTTCCGAGATAATGGCCCAGCAGACCCAGATGGATCGGGTGGTGGAATACCACACCCGGTGGATGGACCGTTTCCCGGATATCCATTCCCTTGCCGAGGCGCACGAGGAGGATGTCCTCAATCTGTGGGAAGGCCTTGGCTATTACTCCCGCGCCCGCAACATGCGCCGCGCCGCCCGGCTTATAGAGGAGCGGTTCGACGGCGATTTCCCCTCCGACATCGATAGCATTCGCTCCCTGCCTGGAGTCGGGGACTACACGGCCGGGGCTGTGGCGTCCATCGCCTTCAACCGGCGCGAACCGGCTGTGGACGCCAACGTCCTGCGGGTATTCGCCCGTCTGCTGGACATGGATATCCCGGTCCGCGACAGGGCCGGGCGCAACATGATCGAGGACGCCGTCCGGCGGATTATTCCCGCCGATCGGCCCGGTGATTTCAACCAGGCGATCATGGAATTCGGCGCGCTGGTCTGCCGTAAGAATCCTCTTTGCGAAACGTGTCCGGTCCGTGAATTCTGCCGGGCGTACGAGGG
Protein-coding sequences here:
- the mutY gene encoding A/G-specific adenine glycosylase, which gives rise to MDETGFTRALLGWYDANGRDLPWRRHPEPYAVWVSEIMAQQTQMDRVVEYHTRWMDRFPDIHSLAEAHEEDVLNLWEGLGYYSRARNMRRAARLIEERFDGDFPSDIDSIRSLPGVGDYTAGAVASIAFNRREPAVDANVLRVFARLLDMDIPVRDRAGRNMIEDAVRRIIPADRPGDFNQAIMEFGALVCRKNPLCETCPVREFCRAYEGGTVPLRPVLPASKQPIRIDMATGFLVHEGRVLIQKRKLSDVWPGLWEFPGGCVEPGETSEQAVRREYLEEVELAVEPVEKITVVRYSYTRYRVTMDCFLCRYSGDPTEPVFHEAVRGGFVRPAELSGYALPSGHRKLVDHMLSDMRFVHLFRD